Proteins from a genomic interval of Scomber japonicus isolate fScoJap1 chromosome 10, fScoJap1.pri, whole genome shotgun sequence:
- the cdc42ep5 gene encoding cdc42 effector protein 5: protein MPLHKSSRAPRLDPTMISAPLGDFRHTMHIGRGGDAFGDTSFLSTLGPSSPNSDVGTTGTESAAQAPVNHSDLHTDALDGPENNELQHSESVSSFTLDLDLDLGPSMLGDVLGVMDGLGLDEEDVFSPKSGPTSSVETKQGKGAVEMSLNMQNELNGKNLVGLDGNQVGDSRIPDGNGIKPKGLRPKVRFSDKREEIIRQASEEEEGQGFDFQDEDQLACQSPTRGESERSESLVGGGDTKLTNHKVDLPPSPASSHSSEYEGVTPLDRRRVDSCHSETDSEEEEEEEEEEEVGKGYTFEDEFDDEIGL, encoded by the coding sequence ATGCCGCTTCACAAATCATCCCGGGCCCCTCGCCTGGACCCTACCATGATCTCAGCCCCACTGGGTGACTTTCGCCACACCATGCACATCGGTAGAGGAGGTGATGCCTTCGGTGACACCTCCTTCCTGTCCACTCTTGGTCCAAGTTCACCCAACTCTGATGTGGGGACTACAGGGACCGAGTCGGCCGCTCAGGCGCCAGTCAACCACAGCGATCTCCACACAGATGCTCTAGATGGTCCAGAGAACAATGAGCTTCAGCACTCAGAGTCAGTATCTTCATTCACCTTGGATCTAGACCTGGATCTGGGCCCTTCTATGCTGGGGGATGTACTGGGCGTGATGGATGGATTGGGACTTGATGAGGAGGATGTGTTCAGTCCCAAAAGTGGTCCAACATCCTCAGTGGAAACGAAGCAGGGAAAAGGAGCCGTGGAGATGTCTCTGAACATGCAGAACGAGCTGAATGGGAAGAACTTGGTTGGGTTGGATGGAAACCAGGTGGGAGACAGCAGAATACCAGATGGGAACGGGATCAAGCCAAAGGGGCTACGACCAAAAGTGCGGTTCAGCGACAAACGTGAGGAGATCATTCGCCAGGCgtctgaagaggaagagggtcAAGGCTTTGACTTCCAGGATGAGGATCAGCTGGCGTGTCAAAGTCCAACAAGGGGTGAAAGTGAGAGGAGCGAGAGCCTAGTAGGTGGAGGTGACACCAAGCTCACCAATCATAAAGTAGATTTGCCTCCTAGTCCTGCCTCGTCACATAGCTCAGAGTATGAAGGAGTGACCCCGTTGGACAGGAGGAGGGTCGACAGCTGCCACTCAGAGACTGAttcggaggaggaggaggaagaggaggaggaggaagaagtaggAAAAGGCTACACAtttgaagatgagtttgatgaTGAAATTGGTCTATAG